A stretch of DNA from Candidatus Methylomirabilota bacterium:
CCGAAGCGTGGGCGTGCGGCGTGCGGCCGGGGATGAGCGCGGGCGAGGCGGCCGCGCGCGCCCCCGGGCTCGTCTGCCGCGACCGGGATGACGCGGCCGAGCGCTCGGCGGCGGCGGCGCTCCTCGACGTGGCGCTCGCGACCTCGCCCCGCGTGGAGCGGGCCGCGCCCGATCGAGTCCACCTCGATCTCGCCGGAGTCACCCATCTCTTCGGGACCGAGGCGCGGCTCGGCGCGCGACTGGCGCGTATGGCCGCCGACCTCGACCTGCCGGCGCGCGTCGCCATCGCGGGGACCCGAACGGCCGCCGCCCTGGCCGCGCGCGCCACCTCCGGCGTCACCGTCGTCCCCCGGCACGGTGAGCCGGCGTTCCTGTCCCCGCTCTCGGTGGACCTGCTGGCGCCGTCGCCGGATCTGGGGGAGTGCCTCGAGCGGTGGGGGATCCGCACCCTCGGCCAGCTGGCGCGGCTGCCGACGGCGGCGCTGCTCGCCCGACTCGGGCTGCCGGGGACACGGCTCCAGGCCCTCGCTCGCGGCGCCGACGAGGCGCCGTTCGTCGCCCATGCGGCCCCCGAGCCGTGCGTCGAGGCTCTCGCCCTCGAGTGGGAGGTCGTCGCCTTCGAGGCCCTCGTCTTCGTGCTCCGGCGCCTCCTCGAGCGGCTGGTGGCTCGGCTGGCTCTGCGCGAGCTCGGCGCGACCGCGCTGATCCTGACCGCGGGACTGGCGAACGCGGGGGTGGAGACGCGGCGGCTCGGGCTCGTCGCCCCGGTCCGCGAGCTGCGGACACTCCTCGCCCTCCTGCGCGCCGACCTCGAAGGGTGGACACTCCCGGCCCCGATCGTCGCGCTCGCCCTCGAGGCCGAGACGGCGCCGCTCTGCGCCGTTCAGCCCGATCTCTTCGAGCCCAAGCGCCCGAGTCCCCACGAGCTGGCACAGACGCTCGGGCAGCTCTGCGCCCTCGTCGGGCGGGACCGGGTGGGCGCGCCCGTGCTCGGCGACACCCACCGGCCCACGGCGATCGGCCTGACGCCATTCGGGGGCACCGCCGAATCCCCGCCCCCCGCCACGCGGGCCAGTCTCGCCTGCCGCCGCTTCACTCCGCCGCTCCCCGCGGCCGTCGCGGTACGCGACAACCAGCCGCGTCGCGTTGCGGCGACCGGCCTCGAGGGGCCGGTGGTCGCCTGCGCAGGCCCCTGGCGGACTGTGGGCGAGTGGTGGACAGACACCGCGTGGTCGCGCGAGGAGTGGGACGTCGCGCTGCCGAACGGCGCCGTCTACCGCCTCGTCCTCGACCGCGCGACCGGTGGCTGGACTGTGGACGCCGTCTATGACTGAGTCAGTACCGCGGCCGGCATGACCACGCTGGTTCGGGCGGATCAGATCGAGCCGAGGATCCTGGTAGTCCGCGGCCAGAAGGTGATGCTGGACAGCGATCTGGCCCAGCTCTACGGCGTCGAGACGAAGGCCCTGAACCGGGCGGTAAAGCGGAATCGCGAGCGGTTTCCACAGGACTTCATGTTCCAGCTGACGCCGGAGGAGGCCGCAGACTTGAGGTACCAGAATGGCACCTCGAGTCTGCGGCCACAATCTGGCACCTCGGGTGGCTGGGGCGGGCGCCGCTACCTCCCCCATGTGTTTACCGAGCAGGGTGTGGCCATGCTCTCCAGCGTCCTTCGGAGCCGGCGCGCCGTGCTCGTCAACATCGAGATCATGCGCGCATTCGTTCGGCTTCGCGCCATGGCCGGCACGATCGCCGAGCTTCGCCGGAAACTAGACGGGCTGGAGAGAAGATACGACGCTCAATTCAAGGCGGTGTTCGATGCCATCCGGCAGTTGATGGAGCCACCGACTCCGGCCGAGAAGCGACGGATCGGCTTTCGCGTTGAGGATCGCGGATGACCGTGCCCGACCACGGCAAGCTGTTCCGGAGCCTGATGACGGCCTACGTCCCCGCGTGGGACCGGGTGCGAGGGCCGCGATTCGCGCGGGGATGCGGGCAGCGAACGCTGGCGCCTTAGAGGCATAGCCCACCAATTTCTCTTTTCCCCAGGAACGTCGGAGGCCGGGTACGGCTCATGCAAGTCAACAGGTGGCGAGGACGCGCGGGGGCTCGAAGTGGCAAAGGGAGGGTAAGCAACCGCCGGCAAGAAAGGAGGAACTCGCGCACTGGAACGCGCGCGACCCGGATGGTACTCGGGCCAAGATGTCGACTGCAGAAGACGAGGCGTGCGGGGATTCATACGGCGTCAGGCGAGGCCCGGCGCGGGCGGGCCCCCGAACGGAGCCTCGCATGACGCCCTACGTCGAGCTCCACGCCCAGAGCGCCTTCAGCTTCCTCGAGGCCGCCGCCTCGCCCGAGCGGCTCGCCGAGCAGGCGGCGGGGCTGGGGTACCCGGCCCTCGCGCTGCTCGATGCCGACGGCATCTACGGCGCGCCGCGCTTCTATCGGGCGGCGTCCGAGCTGGGGCTCCGCGCGCTGGTGGGCGCCGAGCTCACCCTCACCGGCGGCGCCCGGTTGCCGGTCCTGGTGGAGACCCCGGAGGGCTACCGGCGGCTGTGCCGCCTGCTGACGCGCGTGAAGCTGCGGGCCGCGAAGGGGAAGGCCCGGGCCACGCTCGACGACCTCGAGGGGGAGACTGCGGGGCTCGTCTGCCTGACCGGCGGCGCCGACGGCCCGCTGGCCGCCGACCTCCTGGCGGGCCGCCGCGACGCCGCCCGGGGCACTCTCGAGCGGCTCGCCCGGCTGTTCGGCCGCGAGCAGGTGTACGTGGAGCTCCAGCGACACGGGACGCGCGAGAGCGAGCTCCGGACGCGCCGCCTCGGTGAGTTGGCCCGCGACCGGCGCCCCCCCTGCGTGGCGACCAACGGCGTGCGGTACGCGATGCCGGGCGAGCGCGTGGTCCTCGACGTCTTCACCGCCCTCCGCTACCGGACGACGCTGGACGCCGCCGGACGCCGCCTCGAGCCGAACGTCGAGCGGTGGCTCAAGCCGCCGTCCGAGATGGCCCGGCTCTTCGCCGATCGGCCGGACGCGCTGGCCGAGACCGCCGAGCTGGCCGCCCGGTGCGCCTTCACGCTGAAGGATCTCGGCTATCGCTTCCCGGACTTCCCGGTCCCGGACGGAGGCTCGCCGATCGCCTACCTCCGGGCGCTGTCGGAGACCGGGGCGCGCGAGCGCTACCGGCGGGTCGGCGAGCGCGTCCGGCGTCAGCTCGATCGGGAGCTCGATCTCATCGAGAAGCTCGACCTGGCGGGCTACTTCCTGATCGTCTGGGACATCGTCCGCGAGTGCCGGGCGCGGGGCATCCTCGTGCAGGGCCGAGGCTCGGCGGCGAACAGCGCCGTGTGCTACAGCCTGGGCATCACCGCGGTCGACCCGGTCGGGATGGACCTCCTCTTCGAGCGCTTCCTCTCCGAGGAGCGTCACGAGTGGCCCGACATCGACCTCGATCTGCCTTCCGGGGACCGCCGCGAGGCGGTGATCCAGTACGTCTACCAGCGCTACGGGCAGACGGGCGCCGGGATGACGGCCAACGTCATCACCTACCGCCCTCGCCGGGCGGCCCGGGAGGTCGGCAAGGTGCTCGGCTTCCCGCTCGAGATCCTCGACCGGCTCTCGAAGCACGTGAGCGACTGGGAGTACCAGGATCCGGCCGACACCCCGGCCCGCCATCTCGCGCGGGTGGGACTCGACCCCGCCCATCCACGGGTCCGGCGCTTCGCGGAGGTGTGGGCGGCGGTCCAGGGGCTGCCGCGACACCTCGGCCAGCACTCGGGGGGCATGGTGCTCTGCGCCGGGCGTCTCGACGAGGTCGTGCCGCTCGAGACCGCCACCATGCCGGGCCGGGTGGTCGTCCAGTGGGACAAGGACGACTGCGCCGATATGGGGATCGTGAAGGTGGACCTCCTCGGGCTCGGGATGATGGCGGTCCTCGAGGACGCGCTGGTGCTCTGCCGCGAGGCCGGGCACGAGGTCGACCTTGCCCACCTCCCGCCGGACGATCCGCCCGTCTACGCGGCGCTCCAGGCGGCCGACACGGTCGGCGTCTTCCAGGTCGAGAGCCGAGCCCAGATGGCGACGCTCCCGCGGCTCCGGCCCGAGCGCTTCTACGACCTCGTGGTCGAGGTGGCCATCATCCGGCCGGGTCCGATCGTGGGCGACATGGTCCACCCCTACCTGGCCCGCCGGGCGGGACGGGCTCCGGTCAGCTATCCGCACCCCTCGCTCGAGCCGATCTTGAAGCGCACCCTCGGCGTGCCGCTCTTCCAGGAGCAGCTCCTCCGGATGGCCATGGTGGCCGCCGGCTTCACCGGTGGCGAGGCCGAGGAGCTGCGCCGGGCGCTGGGCTTCCGGCGCTCGGAGGCCCGGATGAAGGCGGTGGAGGCGAAGCTCCGGACCGGGATCGCGCGGAACGGGATCACCGGGGAGGCGGCCGAGGAGATCGTGCGGTCCATCACCTCGTTCGCCGAATATGGCTTCCCTGAGAGTCACGCCGCCAGCTTCGCGCTCCTCGCCTACGCGAGCGCCTACCTCAAGGTGCACTACCCGGCTCAGTTCTACGCCGCGCTCCTGAACAACCAGCCGATGGGCTTCTATCACCCGGCCACGCTCGTGAAGGACGCCCAGCGTCATGGCCAGGAAGTCCGCCCGGTCGACGCCACGCGCTCGGACTGGCTGTCGACGGTGGAGGACGGGGCGGTGCGGCTCGGGCTCATGACGGTCAAGGGCCTGCGCGAAGCAGCCGGCCGCCGGCTGGTGGCCGCGCGCCGCGAGCGGGCCTTCGATTCCGTGGACGACGTCGTCGCGCGGAGCACGCTCGCCCGGGACGAGCTCACCCGGCTCGCCGACATCGGCGCCCTCGAGTGTCTCGGGCTCACGCGGCGGGGGGCGCTGTGGGAGGCCGAGCGGGCCGCCCGGCCGCCGGGGCCGCTGTGGGTGGGCCACCGGCCGGCTCCGGACCCCTCGCCGCTCGCGGAGATGACGGTCGAGGAGCGCGTCGTGGCGGACTACCGCGGCACTGGCCTCACGGTCGGGCCGCATCCGATGGCGCTCCGCCGCGCCGAGCTCCGGCGCCTCGGGGTGACCGCGGCTGCCGGCCTGGCCGGAGTCCCCGACGGCGAGCCGGTCCGCATCGCGGGAGGCGTCATCGTCCGCCAACGCCCGGGCACCGCCAAGGGCTTCGTCTTCCTCTCGCTCGAGGACGAGACGGGGATCGCCAACGCAATCGTCCGTCCCGCGATCTTCGAGCGGGACCGCGCGGCGATCGTCCACGAAGCCTTCCTGCTGGTCGAAGGGATGCTGCAGCACCAGGAGGGCGTCACGTCCGTCCGGGCGACCGCCGTGCGGCCGCTTCCCCCATTCCCGGCCGCCGTTCCCTCCCACGACTTTCACTAGGTCATTTCGGGGGGGGCTCGGAAGACCCCCCCGATGCCCCCCCGGCGTGGCGGCGGCAAAGCCGTCGCTCGGAGCACTCCTCGATGAACCGCGCGCTCGGTGGTCGGCGCCGGATTACTCCGACAGACTCCTGGCGCGCGCTGCGCGCCCGGCGTGATCCCGGTCCCTCGGCGGCCCCGCGGCGGCATTGACGTCTCGGAGGGGCGCCGGGTAGACTGACGCTCGAGGCTCGCGGGAGGCCCCAGGGCGCCGTACCGCGAGCCGCGGCGCGGCGTTTTTCGTGGCACGGAGGAGGACTCCGATGACCAGGCGCGTGCTCGTCGCCCTCCTGGCCCTGGCGATGCTCGGCGGGCTCGTGACGTCGGCGCCGCCCGCCGGGGCGCAGGCCCCGAAGTCGCTCCACCTCGTGCTGACGCCGTCCCAGAAGCCGACCGACCTCCTGGCGGCCGGCGAGGAATTCGGCGCGGCCCTCGCCAAGCTGGTCGGCATCCCGGTCCGGGTGACGGTCGCCTCGGACTACGCGGCGGTCGTCGAGGCGCTCCGCAACAAGACGGCAGACCTCGCGTTCGTGCACCCGGCCGGCTACGTGCTGGCCAACCGGGAAGCCAAGGCGATGATCGTCGCGCAGGACCGCTGGCATGGCAACACCTCCTACCGGTCGCGCATCTACGTCCGGAAGGAATCGGGGCTCAAGTCGCTCGAGGAGCTCCGGGGCAAGACGATCGCCTTCGTGGACCCCGCCAGCACGTCGGGATACGTCTGGCCGATGCTCCTCCTGATCAAGCGGGGCCTGGTCCAGAACCGTGACCCGAAGAGCTTCTTCAAGGAGGCCGTGTTCTCGGGCTCCCACGACGCCGGCCTCCAGGCGCTCCTCAAGGGCCACGTGGATGCGCTGGCCTCGTTCGACCAGGCCCGCGAGCAGTACCTGAAGGACCCGGCGGAGCGCGAGCGCCTCAGCTGGGTGGCCGAGACCGATCCCATCCCGGAGGGCGGCATCTGCGCGCGGGACGGCCTGGATCCGGCCGTCGTCGCCAAGGTGCGGGCGTCGCTCGTGGCGATGCGCGGAGCGGAGTACGAGCCGCTCCTGAAGAAGCTCTACGACATCGACGGCTTCGAGCCGGTCGACGACCGCGTGTACGAGCCGGTGCGGGCGGCGATGGATCTGGTCGGCTGGCGCCCGAAGCGCTGAAGGCTCGCGACCGATACCCGTCGCCCCCAGTCGTCCTCCGCCGGGCCCCGCCTCGTCGATGATCGAGGTCGAGGGCCTCCGCGTCGTCCTCCCTCCGGACACCCTCGCGCTCTATGGCGTGGACGTGTCGGTGGCGCCCGGTGAGTTCGTCATGATCATCGGCCGGAGCGGCGCCGGCAAGACCACCTTCCTGCGCTCGATCAACCGCCTGGTCGAGCCCACCGCCGGCGTCATCCGGGTGGCCGGTCAGGCGGTGACCGGCGCCGAGCCGGCCGAGCTGCGCCGCGTTCGCCGCCAGATCGGGATGATCTTCCAGCAGTTCAACCTGATCCGCCGCGCCTCCGTCCTCACCAACGTCCTGGCCGGTCGGCTCGGGTACGTCCCGGTCGGTCCGAGCCTCCTCGGTCGCTTCCCGGCCCGCGACCGGGCCATGGCCCTCGAATGCCTGGCCCAGGTCGGCCTGGCCGACCTGGCGGACCGCCGGGCGGACTCGCTCTCGGGCGGCGAGCAGCAGCGGGTGGCCATCGCCCGCGCACTGGCCCAGGCTCCGGGGGTGATCCTGGGCGACGAGCCGACGGCGAGCCTCGATCCGCAGCTCACCGGCAGCATCATGGGGATCCTCCAGCGGATCAACCGGGAGCGTCGCCTCACGCTCGTCGTCAGCCAGCACCAGCTCGCGACGGCCCTCGAGTTCGGCACCCGCATCGTCGGCTTCCGGGCAGGGCGGATCTGCTTCGACGGACCCCCGGCGAAGGTGACTCCGGGCGTCGTGGAGGCGATCTACGGCGAGGAGTCTCCGGAGTGAGCCGGTGGCAGGCGTCGATCCTGGCCGGGGCGGCGGTCCTGGTCGCCCTGGCCTGGGACACCGGGGCGGACCCGATCCGCTTCGTGCGCGGGATGCCCTGGATGGCGGACTTCGTGCGGCGGTCGCTGCCGCCGGACTTTTCGGTTCTGGTGCCCGCGCTGGAGGGCGCGTGGCGGACGCTGGAGATCGCGCTCCTTGGCACGGCGGTGGCAGCCGCCCTCGCCGTGCCGCTCGGGTTCCTGTCGGCGCGCAATGTGGCGCCGCCGTCCGCCTTCTATCCGGCCCGGGCGGCGCTGAACTTCTTCCGCAGCATCGACACCCTGGTCTACGCCCTGCTCTTCGTGGCCGCGGTGGGGCTCGGCCCCTTTCCCGGGGTCCTGGCGGTCGTCGCATACACCACCACGTCGCTCGCCAAGCTCTACTCGGAGACCATCGAAGGCATCGATCCCGGCCCGGTGGACGCCATCACCGCGACCGGGGCCAGCCGCCTCCAGGTGCTCCGCTTCGCCGTGCTCCCCCAGGTCCTGCCGCTCTTCCTCTCGTACGTCCTCTACCGGCTCGAGTCGAACATCCGCGCGGCCACCGTGCTGGGATTCGTGGGGGCGGGCGGGATCGGGTTCTACCTCCAGACCTACCTCCGGATGATCGACTATCCGGCGGCCTCGACGGTGCTCCTGGTCACCGTCGTCATGGTGATGGTGGTCGACTTCGCGAGCTCGCGGCTGCGAGCCCGGCTGGTCTGACGGGCCCGGCTACCCAGCGGTCCGCGCGAGCACGGGCGCCCGCCGGCGGCGGCGCGACGGGGCCGCCACCTCGCGCACCGCCGCTCGCAGGGCCTGGAGGAAGGCGAGCGCTTCCACGCTCAGGGTCCGGTGGCGGGGGTGGATCACGTCGAGGCTCCGACTCAGCGGCTCGGCGCCCGCGATCTCGACCGCCACCAACGTCGCCCGGCGGATCTCCTGGGCGACCGCCAGGTGGGGGAGGAAAGCCAGCCCGAGCCCCCGCTCGACCATCTTCTTCGCGGTCTCGATCGTCTCCACTTCGAGGACGACGTTGGGGACGAGGCCGGCCCGGCGGAACAGCCCGTGGGTCAGGGTCCAATCGCTCGAACCCCGGTCGAAGAAGATGAGCGGTCGATCCGCCACCTCTTCCAGACGCGCGCGCCGCCCGCGCACGAGGCGATGCGCCCGATCCTGCACCAGGACGAGTGGATCGTCGCCCAGGCTCAGCGTTTCGACGGCGGGATGCTGGAGCGACCGGGCCAGGCCGATCTCCACCTCGCCGTGGAGGACCATCTCCAGCACCTCCTTGGAGTGGCCGGATCGGACCGTCATCATCACGCTCGGGTGCGCGGCCTGGAACCGCTTGAGCACCGCCGGCAGGAGGTACGTGCAGATGGAAAGGGCGGCGCCGATCTGGAGCGCGCCGCCGCTGGCCGGCCGCAGCTCGTGGACGGCCTGGCGGGCCAGCGCGACGGCGTGCAAGAGCTGCTCGGCGTGCGGCCGGAGCGCGCGCCCGGCCGGGGACAGACCGAGCCCGCCGCGGGTGCGCTCGAAGAGTGAGACGCCCAGCGACGTCTCCAGCGCCCGGATCCGGGCGCTCACGGCCGGCTGACTGATCCGGAGCGCGGTCGCCGCCCGGCGGAAGCCGCCGAACGTCCCCACGGCCAGGAAGGTTTCGACCTGATCGATCTCCACGGCGCGACTCGTGGCCCGGGCCCATTATACGGACCGGCCGCCGACCGCGCAAAATTTGCCGATCAGATTTCCTGATCGCTTCGATAAAGACAATCATCTTGCCCGTCACCCCCATTCACCGGCACAGTGCTAATAGAAGCCCGGGTGCCGCCCGGAGCGGACCCGGCCAGGAGGTCCTCCATGAACGAGCGATGCTGGTGCGGTGATCCCCTGCGACACGCCTACGAGAGCTGGACGTGCGCCCGATGCCGACGTCCCTGCTGCCCGGCGTGCGCCGAACTCGACGAGATCGCGCCGACGTGCGTGGCGTGCCGGGAGCCCGGCCGCGGAGCGGAGGCCGCCGCCTGACGGCAACTCGGCCTGAGGTGGCGCGCCCGAACGCGGGAACGGTCCGGGGTCCATTCAACTGGTCCGCGCCGAAGGGAGACGGGATCCATGGAGAGCAAGGGCAAGGCGTTCCGCGAGCTCCTGCGGGAGGAGCCGCACGTGTTCACCGGCGGCATCTACTCACCGCTCGACGCGCAGATCGCCGAACGGGTCGGGATGAAGGCGATCTACATGAGCGGCTACTCGGTGGCCATGCTGAACGGGTGGCCGGACATGGGGTTCCTCACGATGACCGAGATGACCCGGACGGCCTCGATGATCGCCAGCGCCGTCGCCATCCCGATCATCGCCGACGCCGACGATGGCTACGGATCGGCGCTCAACACCATGCGAACCGTCGCCGAGTTCGTGAAGACGGGTGTGGCCGGCATCCATCTGGAGGACCAGCAGTACCCGAAACGCTGCGGGCACATCGCCGGGAAGACGGTCGTGTCGCGCCCGGAGGCGATCGGGAAGTTCCGGGCCGCGGTGGCCGAGCGTGATCGCCTGGATCGCGACTTCGTGCTGATCGCGCGGACCGATGCCTACGGGGCGGTCGGCGGGAGCATGGAAGAGGCGATCGCGCGGAGTCGCGCGTACGCCGACGTGGGGGTGGATCTCGTCTGGTGCGAGCTCTCGAAGTCGGAGCGCCGGCCGGCCGAGGTCTTCGCCGAGGCCATGCGGAAGAGTCATCCCGATCTGCCGCTGGCGTTCAACTACTCCTCCTCGTTCAAGTGGCACGCGGACCCCGCTCCCCTGACGTTCCGGGAGTTGGGCGAGCTCGGCTATAAGTTCATCTTCATCACGCTGTTCGGTGCCCACGCGGCGATGTATGGCGTCTGGAACGCCATGGAGGACCTGGTCAAGAACCAGGAGGCCGCCCAGTGGTCGCTCGAGAAGTTGAAGAGCGGGCACCCGACCGAGAGCCACCACGTCATGGCCCGGGTCGCGCACTTCCAGGAGATCGAGCGCCGCTTCGTGCCGGGGGCCGCCGACCGCCACCAGGCGTCCGCCGGCTTCGGCGAGGGCGGGCACTAGGTCATTTTCGGGGGAAGCCTCGGGGAACCCCCTGAGGCCCCCGGTGCCGTCGCCTGCGCCAGCGGCGCCTGGGCTTCCTCCCAGGCGCCGGTCCGGCGTATGCTGAGGATGGCGGTTCCCGATCCGGCTAAGACGCCGTCCCGCGACGGCTGACCGTAATCCCCTTCCGCAGGTAGGCCCGTTAGGAACGAGCTGAGGAGGCCGAGGCGATGATCCGCGAGGACATTCTCCAGAAGTTCCCCGAGCTCTTCGGGACCAAGACGGTGAACGGCCGAGAAGTCAACGTCGAACAGGCGATTGCCACACTCACCGGAGAGCTCGGTCCCGAGATCGCCGCGGCCCTCACCGCGCGCCGGGCGCTCCTGCAGTCCCCCGCGCCGGTCCGCGAGAAATATGCCTGGCCCAAGTGGGACGACACGTTCGAGGATCCCGTCACGGGGCGGTTCTGGACGTTTCGCCAGATCGTCCAGGGCCTGATCGACAACGCTCTCGGTCGGGACAGCGAGTGGCGCTGGCGGCTCAACGACGAGGTGCCCATCCCGCCGGGCGCCCACCCGTTGACGAATCCCGGCCTGGAGCTGACCGGGCCGTGGCATCCGCTGGACATGGCCTTCAACGCGTTGAACAGCCCGGCGCCCATGAACATGCCGGACTTCGAGGACGCCTCCCCGCCCCATTTTCAGCCCGATGGCACACCCACGAATCAGCCGGTGGGGATCTTCGCAGCCATGCAGAACGCCAA
This window harbors:
- a CDS encoding isocitrate lyase/PEP mutase family protein encodes the protein MESKGKAFRELLREEPHVFTGGIYSPLDAQIAERVGMKAIYMSGYSVAMLNGWPDMGFLTMTEMTRTASMIASAVAIPIIADADDGYGSALNTMRTVAEFVKTGVAGIHLEDQQYPKRCGHIAGKTVVSRPEAIGKFRAAVAERDRLDRDFVLIARTDAYGAVGGSMEEAIARSRAYADVGVDLVWCELSKSERRPAEVFAEAMRKSHPDLPLAFNYSSSFKWHADPAPLTFRELGELGYKFIFITLFGAHAAMYGVWNAMEDLVKNQEAAQWSLEKLKSGHPTESHHVMARVAHFQEIERRFVPGAADRHQASAGFGEGGH
- the phnC gene encoding phosphonate ABC transporter ATP-binding protein; the encoded protein is MIEVEGLRVVLPPDTLALYGVDVSVAPGEFVMIIGRSGAGKTTFLRSINRLVEPTAGVIRVAGQAVTGAEPAELRRVRRQIGMIFQQFNLIRRASVLTNVLAGRLGYVPVGPSLLGRFPARDRAMALECLAQVGLADLADRRADSLSGGEQQRVAIARALAQAPGVILGDEPTASLDPQLTGSIMGILQRINRERRLTLVVSQHQLATALEFGTRIVGFRAGRICFDGPPAKVTPGVVEAIYGEESPE
- a CDS encoding ORF6N domain-containing protein translates to MTTLVRADQIEPRILVVRGQKVMLDSDLAQLYGVETKALNRAVKRNRERFPQDFMFQLTPEEAADLRYQNGTSSLRPQSGTSGGWGGRRYLPHVFTEQGVAMLSSVLRSRRAVLVNIEIMRAFVRLRAMAGTIAELRRKLDGLERRYDAQFKAVFDAIRQLMEPPTPAEKRRIGFRVEDRG
- a CDS encoding error-prone DNA polymerase, coding for MTPYVELHAQSAFSFLEAAASPERLAEQAAGLGYPALALLDADGIYGAPRFYRAASELGLRALVGAELTLTGGARLPVLVETPEGYRRLCRLLTRVKLRAAKGKARATLDDLEGETAGLVCLTGGADGPLAADLLAGRRDAARGTLERLARLFGREQVYVELQRHGTRESELRTRRLGELARDRRPPCVATNGVRYAMPGERVVLDVFTALRYRTTLDAAGRRLEPNVERWLKPPSEMARLFADRPDALAETAELAARCAFTLKDLGYRFPDFPVPDGGSPIAYLRALSETGARERYRRVGERVRRQLDRELDLIEKLDLAGYFLIVWDIVRECRARGILVQGRGSAANSAVCYSLGITAVDPVGMDLLFERFLSEERHEWPDIDLDLPSGDRREAVIQYVYQRYGQTGAGMTANVITYRPRRAAREVGKVLGFPLEILDRLSKHVSDWEYQDPADTPARHLARVGLDPAHPRVRRFAEVWAAVQGLPRHLGQHSGGMVLCAGRLDEVVPLETATMPGRVVVQWDKDDCADMGIVKVDLLGLGMMAVLEDALVLCREAGHEVDLAHLPPDDPPVYAALQAADTVGVFQVESRAQMATLPRLRPERFYDLVVEVAIIRPGPIVGDMVHPYLARRAGRAPVSYPHPSLEPILKRTLGVPLFQEQLLRMAMVAAGFTGGEAEELRRALGFRRSEARMKAVEAKLRTGIARNGITGEAAEEIVRSITSFAEYGFPESHAASFALLAYASAYLKVHYPAQFYAALLNNQPMGFYHPATLVKDAQRHGQEVRPVDATRSDWLSTVEDGAVRLGLMTVKGLREAAGRRLVAARRERAFDSVDDVVARSTLARDELTRLADIGALECLGLTRRGALWEAERAARPPGPLWVGHRPAPDPSPLAEMTVEERVVADYRGTGLTVGPHPMALRRAELRRLGVTAAAGLAGVPDGEPVRIAGGVIVRQRPGTAKGFVFLSLEDETGIANAIVRPAIFERDRAAIVHEAFLLVEGMLQHQEGVTSVRATAVRPLPPFPAAVPSHDFH
- a CDS encoding LysR substrate-binding domain-containing protein yields the protein MEIDQVETFLAVGTFGGFRRAATALRISQPAVSARIRALETSLGVSLFERTRGGLGLSPAGRALRPHAEQLLHAVALARQAVHELRPASGGALQIGAALSICTYLLPAVLKRFQAAHPSVMMTVRSGHSKEVLEMVLHGEVEIGLARSLQHPAVETLSLGDDPLVLVQDRAHRLVRGRRARLEEVADRPLIFFDRGSSDWTLTHGLFRRAGLVPNVVLEVETIETAKKMVERGLGLAFLPHLAVAQEIRRATLVAVEIAGAEPLSRSLDVIHPRHRTLSVEALAFLQALRAAVREVAAPSRRRRRAPVLARTAG
- a CDS encoding DNA polymerase Y family protein, translating into MTGYACLWVPRFAAVALVRSDPRLRGQPVAAMTGTPATRSVLDVTPEAWACGVRPGMSAGEAAARAPGLVCRDRDDAAERSAAAALLDVALATSPRVERAAPDRVHLDLAGVTHLFGTEARLGARLARMAADLDLPARVAIAGTRTAAALAARATSGVTVVPRHGEPAFLSPLSVDLLAPSPDLGECLERWGIRTLGQLARLPTAALLARLGLPGTRLQALARGADEAPFVAHAAPEPCVEALALEWEVVAFEALVFVLRRLLERLVARLALRELGATALILTAGLANAGVETRRLGLVAPVRELRTLLALLRADLEGWTLPAPIVALALEAETAPLCAVQPDLFEPKRPSPHELAQTLGQLCALVGRDRVGAPVLGDTHRPTAIGLTPFGGTAESPPPATRASLACRRFTPPLPAAVAVRDNQPRRVAATGLEGPVVACAGPWRTVGEWWTDTAWSREEWDVALPNGAVYRLVLDRATGGWTVDAVYD
- the phnE gene encoding phosphonate ABC transporter, permease protein PhnE, which gives rise to MSRWQASILAGAAVLVALAWDTGADPIRFVRGMPWMADFVRRSLPPDFSVLVPALEGAWRTLEIALLGTAVAAALAVPLGFLSARNVAPPSAFYPARAALNFFRSIDTLVYALLFVAAVGLGPFPGVLAVVAYTTTSLAKLYSETIEGIDPGPVDAITATGASRLQVLRFAVLPQVLPLFLSYVLYRLESNIRAATVLGFVGAGGIGFYLQTYLRMIDYPAASTVLLVTVVMVMVVDFASSRLRARLV
- a CDS encoding phosphate/phosphite/phosphonate ABC transporter substrate-binding protein, encoding MTRRVLVALLALAMLGGLVTSAPPAGAQAPKSLHLVLTPSQKPTDLLAAGEEFGAALAKLVGIPVRVTVASDYAAVVEALRNKTADLAFVHPAGYVLANREAKAMIVAQDRWHGNTSYRSRIYVRKESGLKSLEELRGKTIAFVDPASTSGYVWPMLLLIKRGLVQNRDPKSFFKEAVFSGSHDAGLQALLKGHVDALASFDQAREQYLKDPAERERLSWVAETDPIPEGGICARDGLDPAVVAKVRASLVAMRGAEYEPLLKKLYDIDGFEPVDDRVYEPVRAAMDLVGWRPKR